A single genomic interval of Streptomyces graminofaciens harbors:
- the rhaI gene encoding L-rhamnose isomerase codes for MTELAAVKAALKTQAVETPSWAYGNSGTRFKVFAQPGVPRNPWEKLEDAAKVHEYTGVAPTVSLHIPWDKVDDYAALAKFAEERGVKLGAINSNTFQDDDYKLGSICHPDAAIRRKAVDHLLECVDILDATGSRDLKLWFADGTNYPGQDDVRGRQDRLAEGLAEVYERLGENQRMLLEYKFFEPAFYTTDVPDWGTAYAHCLKLGEKAQVVVDTGHHAPGTNIEFIVATLLREGKLGGFDFNSRFYADDDLMVGAADPFQLFRIMYEVVRGGGFTPEVAFMLDQCHNIEAKIPAIIRSVMNVQEATAKALLVDREALAEAQRSGDVLEANAVLMDAYNTDVRPLLREVREEMGLNPEPMVAYRASGWASKIVEERVGGEQAGWGA; via the coding sequence GTGACCGAGCTCGCCGCGGTGAAGGCCGCCCTCAAGACCCAGGCCGTGGAGACGCCGTCGTGGGCGTACGGAAACTCGGGAACGCGCTTCAAGGTGTTCGCCCAGCCGGGTGTCCCGCGCAACCCGTGGGAGAAGCTGGAGGACGCCGCGAAGGTGCACGAGTACACCGGTGTGGCGCCGACCGTGTCCCTGCACATTCCCTGGGACAAGGTCGACGACTACGCGGCGCTGGCGAAGTTCGCCGAGGAGCGCGGTGTGAAGCTCGGCGCGATCAACTCGAACACCTTCCAGGACGACGACTACAAGCTGGGCAGCATCTGCCACCCGGACGCGGCGATCCGCCGCAAGGCCGTCGACCACCTCCTGGAGTGCGTCGACATCCTGGACGCCACCGGGTCGCGGGACCTGAAGCTGTGGTTCGCCGACGGCACGAACTATCCCGGCCAGGACGATGTGCGCGGCCGCCAGGACCGGCTGGCCGAGGGGCTGGCCGAGGTGTACGAGCGGCTCGGCGAGAACCAGCGGATGCTTCTCGAGTACAAGTTCTTCGAGCCCGCGTTCTACACGACCGATGTCCCGGACTGGGGCACCGCCTACGCGCACTGCCTGAAGCTCGGCGAGAAGGCGCAGGTCGTGGTCGACACCGGGCACCACGCGCCGGGCACCAACATCGAGTTCATCGTGGCGACGCTGCTGCGGGAGGGGAAGCTCGGCGGGTTCGACTTCAACTCGCGGTTCTACGCCGATGACGACCTGATGGTCGGGGCGGCCGACCCGTTCCAGCTGTTCCGGATCATGTACGAGGTGGTGCGTGGGGGTGGGTTCACTCCCGAGGTCGCGTTCATGCTCGACCAGTGCCACAACATCGAGGCGAAGATCCCGGCGATCATCCGGTCGGTGATGAATGTGCAGGAGGCCACGGCGAAGGCGCTGCTTGTCGACCGGGAGGCTCTTGCCGAGGCTCAGCGTTCCGGTGACGTTCTCGAAGCCAATGCCGTGCTGATGGACGCGTACAACACGGATGTGCGGCCGTTGCTTCGTGAGGTGCGGGAGGAGATGGGGCTGAACCCCGAGCCGATGGTGGCCTACCGCGCCTCCGGGTGGGCTTCGAAGATCGTCGAGGAGCGGGTCGGCGGGGAGCAGGCGGGGTGGGGGGCGTGA
- a CDS encoding L-rhamnose mutarotase, whose amino-acid sequence MKRVCFLLKVRAERLDEYRERHAAVWPEMLQALSATGWHNYSLFLREDGLLVGYLETEDFEAALAGMEATDINARWQTEMAPFFESLDGARPDEAMKPLTEVFHLD is encoded by the coding sequence ATGAAGCGCGTGTGCTTCCTGCTTAAGGTCAGGGCGGAGCGCCTCGACGAGTACCGCGAGCGGCACGCCGCCGTGTGGCCGGAGATGCTTCAGGCGCTCTCGGCCACCGGCTGGCACAACTACTCGCTCTTCCTGCGCGAAGACGGCCTGCTGGTCGGCTACTTGGAGACCGAGGACTTCGAGGCCGCGCTGGCAGGCATGGAGGCCACCGACATCAACGCCCGCTGGCAGACGGAGATGGCGCCGTTCTTCGAGTCGCTGGACGGCGCCCGCCCCGACGAGGCCATGAAACCGCTCACCGAAGTGTTCCACCTGGACTGA
- a CDS encoding ABC transporter permease has product MTVTTPQNTPVAEVPKSSGTRLVDRVFKMRELAILVVFLVMIGVTQAGNSEFLTEQGIKDLLLNATILVLVATGQSLVVITRNVDLSVGSTLGISAFAAGTYLQGGGNPVVAVALAVLLGIGFGLLNGLLVSLGQVPALVVTLGTLYIIRGIDSIWVGSRQITAADLPDGFVNFGSGGISAVPYLALIALVVLVATAYYLKHFGSGRELYALGSNPEAARLAGIPVRKRILAAYTFCGALAGLAGALYLARFGNVDSGTGNGYELTVVSAVVVGGVVFTGGSGSVYGAALGALLLTSINSVLPALGVSSVWVLAINGILLILAIAVDRVVALRVATALKKRNARHG; this is encoded by the coding sequence ATGACGGTGACCACCCCTCAGAACACCCCCGTCGCCGAGGTGCCCAAGTCCAGCGGCACGAGGCTGGTGGACCGCGTCTTCAAGATGCGTGAACTCGCCATCCTGGTCGTCTTCCTGGTGATGATCGGCGTCACCCAGGCGGGCAACAGCGAGTTCCTCACCGAGCAGGGCATCAAGGACCTCCTGCTCAACGCGACCATCCTGGTGCTGGTCGCCACCGGTCAGTCGCTGGTCGTCATCACCCGGAACGTCGATCTGTCGGTCGGCTCCACGCTCGGCATCAGCGCCTTCGCCGCCGGCACGTATCTCCAGGGCGGCGGCAACCCGGTGGTGGCCGTGGCGCTCGCGGTCCTGCTGGGCATCGGCTTCGGCCTGCTGAACGGACTCCTCGTCAGCCTCGGCCAGGTGCCCGCCCTCGTCGTCACCCTCGGCACGCTGTACATCATCCGGGGCATCGACTCGATCTGGGTCGGCTCCCGCCAGATCACCGCGGCCGACCTCCCGGACGGCTTCGTGAACTTCGGCTCCGGCGGTATCTCCGCGGTGCCGTACCTGGCGCTGATCGCCCTGGTGGTGCTGGTGGCGACGGCGTACTACCTGAAGCACTTCGGCAGCGGGCGCGAGCTGTACGCCCTCGGCTCCAACCCCGAGGCCGCCCGGCTGGCCGGCATCCCGGTCCGCAAGCGGATCCTCGCCGCCTACACCTTCTGCGGCGCCCTCGCCGGACTCGCGGGCGCGCTGTACCTGGCCCGGTTCGGCAACGTCGACTCCGGTACGGGCAACGGCTATGAGCTCACCGTCGTCAGCGCGGTCGTGGTCGGCGGTGTGGTCTTCACCGGCGGCTCCGGCAGCGTCTACGGCGCGGCGCTCGGCGCGCTGTTGCTGACCTCCATCAACAGCGTGCTGCCCGCCCTCGGCGTCAGCTCGGTCTGGGTGCTCGCCATCAACGGCATCCTGCTCATCCTCGCCATCGCCGTGGACCGCGTGGTCGCGCTGCGGGTGGCGACCGCTCTGAAGAAGAGGAACGCCCGCCATGGCTGA
- a CDS encoding bifunctional aldolase/short-chain dehydrogenase: protein MATHPEAAALLARSRRLGADARNTNYAGGNTSAKGTDTDPVTGGDVELMWVKGSGGDLGTLTEAGLAVLRLDRMRALVDVYPGVEREDEMVAAFDFCLHGKGGAAPSIDTAMHGLVDAAHVDHLHPDSGIALACAADGEKLTAECFGDTVVWVPWRRPGFQLGLDIAAVKRENPQAIGCVLGGHGITAWGDTAEECEKNSLHIIRTAEAFLQEKGKAEPFGAVVEGYTALSEAERRERAAALAPHIRAIASQDKPQVGHFNDSDVVLEFLARAEHPRLSALGTSCPDHFLRTKVRPLVLDLPPAADLDSAIARLKELHAEYREEYAAYYQRHAEPDSPAMRGADPAIVLIPGVGMFSFGKDKQTARVAGEFYVNAINVMRGAEAVSTYAPIEESEKFRIEYWALEEAKLQRMPKPKPLATRVALVTGAGSGIGKAIAHRLVAEGACVVVADLNGENAASVAEELGGADKAVAVTVDVTDENQISEAFKAAALAFGGVDLVVNNAGISISKPLLETSAKDWDLQHDIMARGSFLVSREAARVMIAQQLGGDIVYIASKNAVFAGPNNIAYSATKADQAHQVRLLAAELGEHGIRVNGVNPDGVVRGSGIFAAGWGAQRAATYGIEEEKLGEFYAQRTILKREVLPEHVANAVFALTGGELTHTTGLHVPVDAGVAAAFLR, encoded by the coding sequence ATGGCTACCCACCCCGAAGCCGCCGCCCTTCTCGCCCGGTCCCGTCGGCTCGGTGCCGATGCCCGTAACACCAACTACGCCGGCGGCAACACGTCCGCCAAGGGCACCGACACCGATCCCGTCACCGGTGGCGATGTCGAGCTGATGTGGGTCAAGGGGTCCGGCGGTGACCTCGGGACGCTCACCGAGGCGGGGCTGGCCGTGTTGCGGCTGGACCGGATGCGGGCGCTCGTGGATGTGTACCCGGGGGTGGAGCGCGAGGACGAGATGGTCGCCGCGTTCGACTTCTGTCTGCACGGCAAGGGGGGCGCCGCTCCTTCCATCGACACCGCCATGCACGGGCTGGTGGACGCCGCCCACGTCGACCACCTCCACCCGGACTCCGGGATCGCGCTCGCCTGCGCCGCCGACGGGGAGAAGCTGACGGCCGAGTGCTTCGGCGACACCGTGGTGTGGGTGCCGTGGCGGCGGCCGGGCTTCCAGCTCGGGCTGGACATCGCGGCCGTCAAGCGGGAGAACCCGCAGGCCATCGGGTGTGTGCTGGGCGGACACGGAATCACCGCCTGGGGCGACACCGCCGAGGAGTGCGAGAAGAACTCGCTGCACATCATCCGTACCGCCGAGGCGTTCCTTCAGGAGAAGGGGAAGGCCGAGCCCTTCGGGGCCGTCGTCGAGGGGTACACGGCCCTCTCGGAGGCCGAGCGCCGTGAACGGGCCGCCGCTCTCGCTCCTCACATCCGTGCCATCGCCTCGCAGGACAAGCCGCAGGTCGGGCACTTCAACGACTCCGACGTGGTGCTGGAGTTCCTGGCGCGTGCCGAGCACCCTCGGCTCTCCGCCCTCGGGACCTCCTGCCCCGACCACTTCCTCCGGACGAAGGTACGGCCGCTCGTGCTGGACCTGCCGCCGGCCGCCGACCTGGACTCGGCGATCGCCCGGCTGAAGGAGCTGCACGCCGAGTACCGCGAGGAGTACGCCGCCTACTACCAGCGGCACGCCGAGCCCGACTCCCCCGCGATGCGCGGCGCCGACCCGGCGATCGTGCTGATCCCGGGCGTGGGCATGTTCAGCTTCGGCAAGGACAAGCAGACCGCCCGGGTGGCCGGTGAGTTCTACGTCAACGCGATCAATGTGATGCGGGGCGCCGAGGCGGTGTCGACATACGCGCCGATCGAGGAGTCGGAGAAGTTCCGGATCGAGTACTGGGCGCTGGAGGAGGCCAAGCTTCAGCGGATGCCCAAGCCGAAGCCGCTCGCCACGCGGGTCGCGCTGGTGACCGGTGCGGGAAGCGGGATCGGGAAGGCCATCGCGCATCGGCTGGTCGCCGAGGGCGCCTGTGTCGTCGTCGCCGATCTCAACGGTGAGAACGCCGCTTCCGTCGCCGAGGAGCTGGGCGGGGCCGACAAGGCCGTCGCGGTGACCGTCGATGTCACGGACGAGAACCAGATTTCCGAAGCGTTCAAGGCGGCCGCGCTCGCCTTCGGCGGCGTCGATCTCGTCGTCAACAACGCGGGAATCTCGATCTCCAAGCCGCTGCTGGAGACGTCCGCCAAGGACTGGGACCTGCAGCACGACATCATGGCCCGGGGTTCGTTCCTCGTCTCGCGCGAGGCGGCCCGGGTGATGATCGCGCAGCAGCTGGGCGGCGACATCGTCTACATCGCGTCGAAGAACGCCGTTTTCGCCGGGCCCAACAACATCGCGTACTCCGCCACCAAGGCCGACCAGGCCCACCAGGTGCGGCTGCTCGCCGCCGAACTTGGCGAGCACGGCATCCGGGTCAACGGTGTCAACCCCGACGGTGTGGTGCGCGGCTCCGGGATCTTCGCCGCGGGCTGGGGCGCTCAGCGTGCGGCCACCTACGGGATCGAGGAGGAGAAGCTCGGCGAGTTCTACGCCCAGCGGACCATCCTCAAGCGCGAGGTGCTGCCGGAGCACGTGGCGAACGCGGTGTTCGCGCTGACCGGCGGGGAGCTGACGCACACCACCGGTCTGCACGTCCCGGTCGACGCCGGCGTCGCCGCCGCCTTCCTCCGATGA
- a CDS encoding sugar ABC transporter ATP-binding protein: MTHPSDTGPAPVLALTDISKSFGAVRALRSVSFELFPGEVHAIAGENGAGKSTLIKTLAGVHRPDSGQVLLDGEPTVFHGPADARDAGIAVIYQEPTLFPDLSIAENIFMGRQPRRALGRIDHRATHAATLALMQRLGVELDPDRPARGLSIADQQIVEIAKALSFDARVLIMDEPTAALTGSEVARLFGVVRTLREQGSAVLFISHRLEEIFQICQRVTTLRDGAWISSEPIDGMTEDDLVRRMVGRDLDELYPKQEVEAGEVALSVRRLTREGVFTDVSFDVRRGEIVGLAGLVGAGRTEVARAVFGIDRWDAGEVEIDGRALTNGAPSTAMAAGLALVPEDRRAQGLVMDMSIERNIGLTGLRTTVKAGLMDRGAERSRSLDWAVKLQVKYARIADTVNTLSGGNQQKVVLAKWLATGPKVLIVDEPTRGIDVGTKAEVHRLLSELAADGVAVLMISSDLPEILGMADRVLVMHEGRLTAEIPRSDATEESVMAAATGRAAA; encoded by the coding sequence ATGACCCACCCGTCCGATACGGGTCCGGCCCCCGTCCTCGCGCTGACGGACATCTCGAAGTCCTTCGGCGCCGTACGCGCCCTGCGGAGCGTGTCCTTTGAACTGTTCCCCGGAGAGGTGCACGCCATCGCCGGAGAGAACGGCGCGGGCAAGTCGACCCTGATCAAGACGCTCGCAGGCGTGCACCGACCGGACTCCGGTCAGGTGCTCCTCGACGGAGAGCCGACCGTCTTCCACGGCCCGGCCGACGCCCGGGACGCGGGCATCGCCGTGATCTACCAGGAACCCACGCTCTTCCCCGACCTGTCGATCGCCGAGAACATCTTCATGGGCCGCCAGCCCAGGCGCGCTCTCGGCCGCATCGACCACAGGGCCACCCATGCGGCCACCCTCGCCCTGATGCAGCGGCTCGGCGTCGAACTCGACCCCGACCGCCCGGCGCGCGGCCTGTCCATCGCCGACCAGCAGATCGTCGAGATCGCCAAGGCGCTGTCCTTCGACGCCCGCGTGCTGATCATGGACGAGCCGACGGCAGCCCTCACCGGCAGTGAGGTGGCCCGGCTCTTCGGTGTCGTCCGCACGCTGCGTGAGCAGGGCTCGGCCGTCCTCTTCATCTCCCACCGCCTGGAGGAGATCTTCCAGATCTGCCAGCGCGTGACCACCCTTCGCGACGGCGCCTGGATCTCCAGCGAGCCGATCGACGGCATGACCGAGGACGACCTCGTTCGCCGCATGGTCGGCCGCGACCTGGACGAGCTGTACCCCAAGCAGGAGGTCGAGGCCGGCGAGGTGGCGCTCAGCGTCCGCCGACTGACCCGCGAAGGTGTCTTCACCGACGTCTCCTTCGACGTCCGCCGAGGCGAGATCGTCGGCCTGGCCGGGCTCGTCGGAGCCGGTCGTACGGAGGTCGCCCGGGCCGTCTTCGGCATCGACCGCTGGGATGCCGGCGAGGTCGAGATCGACGGCAGGGCCCTGACGAACGGCGCCCCCTCCACCGCCATGGCCGCCGGGCTCGCCCTCGTCCCCGAGGACCGGCGCGCCCAGGGCCTGGTGATGGACATGTCCATCGAGCGGAACATCGGCCTGACCGGTCTGCGTACGACGGTCAAGGCGGGCCTCATGGACCGCGGAGCCGAGCGGAGTCGCTCCCTCGACTGGGCGGTCAAGCTTCAGGTGAAGTACGCCCGCATCGCCGACACCGTCAACACCCTGTCGGGCGGCAACCAGCAGAAGGTCGTCCTCGCCAAGTGGCTCGCCACCGGCCCGAAGGTGCTGATCGTCGACGAGCCCACCCGCGGCATCGACGTCGGCACGAAGGCCGAGGTGCACCGGCTGCTCAGCGAGCTGGCCGCCGACGGCGTGGCCGTCCTGATGATCTCCTCCGACCTGCCCGAGATCCTCGGTATGGCCGACCGCGTGCTCGTGATGCACGAGGGCCGGCTCACCGCAGAGATCCCTCGCTCCGACGCCACCGAGGAATCCGTGATGGCCGCAGCCACCGGGAGGGCCGCCGCATGA
- the rhaS gene encoding rhamnose ABC transporter substrate-binding protein, with product MRKATLRRSCAALAAVTSFALAATACGGTTKEDVKSEGSKAAATGKADPNAELKKGLTVGFLPKQVNNPYFTSADKGGEAALTELGSKYKEVGPSSATDTAGQVSYVNTLTQQQVDAMAVSAQDPGALCTALKQAMSNGIKVVTYDSDTKADCRNAFVSQASAEDLGRTEVQLLAEQINYKGEIAILSAAQTATNQNTWIEFMKDELKDPKYKNIKLVKVAYGDDDAQKSFQQTQGLLQEYPNLKGIISPTTVGIKAAAQYLSGSKYKGKVMLTGLGTPNDMRKYVKNGTVQGFELWDPAKLGELAARTSVALVSGQITGKEGETFKAGDMGEFTIGKDGVISLGKPTVFNKANIDKFNF from the coding sequence ATGCGCAAGGCAACCCTCCGCCGCTCCTGTGCGGCCCTCGCCGCCGTCACCTCGTTCGCCCTGGCCGCCACCGCCTGTGGCGGCACCACCAAGGAGGACGTCAAGAGCGAGGGCTCCAAGGCCGCCGCCACCGGCAAGGCCGACCCCAACGCCGAACTGAAGAAGGGCCTGACGGTCGGCTTCCTGCCCAAGCAGGTCAACAACCCGTACTTCACCTCCGCGGACAAGGGCGGCGAGGCGGCCCTGACGGAGCTGGGCTCCAAGTACAAGGAGGTCGGCCCCTCCAGCGCCACCGACACCGCCGGCCAGGTGAGCTACGTCAACACGCTCACCCAGCAGCAGGTCGACGCGATGGCCGTCTCCGCGCAGGACCCGGGCGCCCTGTGCACCGCGCTCAAGCAGGCCATGAGCAACGGCATCAAGGTCGTCACCTACGACTCCGACACCAAGGCCGACTGCCGCAACGCCTTCGTCTCGCAGGCCAGCGCCGAGGACCTCGGCCGCACCGAGGTGCAGCTGCTCGCCGAGCAGATCAACTACAAGGGCGAGATCGCGATCCTGTCCGCCGCGCAGACCGCGACCAACCAGAACACCTGGATCGAGTTCATGAAGGACGAACTCAAGGACCCCAAGTACAAGAACATCAAGCTCGTCAAGGTCGCCTACGGTGACGACGACGCCCAGAAGTCCTTCCAGCAGACCCAGGGCCTGCTCCAGGAGTACCCGAACCTGAAGGGGATCATCTCCCCGACCACGGTCGGCATCAAGGCGGCCGCCCAGTACCTGTCGGGCTCCAAGTACAAGGGCAAGGTCATGCTGACCGGCCTCGGCACCCCCAACGACATGCGCAAGTACGTCAAGAACGGCACCGTACAGGGCTTCGAGCTGTGGGACCCGGCGAAGCTCGGCGAGCTGGCCGCCCGTACGTCCGTGGCGCTGGTCTCCGGCCAGATCACCGGCAAGGAGGGCGAGACCTTCAAGGCCGGCGACATGGGTGAGTTCACGATCGGCAAGGATGGCGTGATCAGCCTCGGCAAGCCGACCGTGTTCAACAAGGCAAACATCGACAAGTTCAACTTCTGA
- a CDS encoding ABC transporter permease, with amino-acid sequence MADSTTPRASRWYALKRWDSAVGALLIVVILLSFSTVDGFGNALNLSFLIGNTLPIALVALPMTMLVVAGEIDLSVASTAGLSGAVMGALWNQGLTIEAIIPICLLLGVVCGLVNGLLVTRLGLPSLAVTIGTLAAYRGIAQIVLGSDAVTDFPTQYLDFAAGRVGDSFVPQAFLPFVVLLAIAVVALHATPFGRSLFATGASEEAARFAGIRVKRQKLILFTVTGLMASLTGIFWALHYASARYDNATGLELSVIAAVLLGGIDFDGGKGTLGGAIAGVFLLGALQNVMSLQDVSAQSQIVVTGVLLVVSVLGPRVARQISVARAGRRAASAPVPKAPTPAS; translated from the coding sequence ATGGCTGACTCCACCACGCCGCGTGCGAGCCGCTGGTACGCCTTGAAGAGGTGGGATTCAGCTGTCGGCGCTCTGCTCATCGTCGTCATCCTGCTGTCCTTCTCCACCGTCGACGGCTTCGGGAACGCGCTCAACCTGTCGTTCCTCATCGGCAACACCCTGCCGATCGCCCTGGTGGCCCTGCCGATGACGATGCTCGTGGTCGCCGGTGAGATCGATCTCTCCGTCGCCTCCACGGCCGGTCTGTCCGGCGCGGTGATGGGCGCCCTGTGGAACCAGGGTCTGACCATCGAGGCGATCATCCCGATCTGTCTGCTGCTCGGTGTGGTGTGCGGCCTCGTCAACGGCCTGCTCGTCACCCGGCTCGGACTGCCCTCCCTCGCCGTCACCATCGGCACCCTCGCCGCCTACCGCGGCATCGCGCAGATCGTGCTCGGCTCCGACGCGGTGACCGACTTCCCCACCCAGTACCTCGACTTCGCGGCCGGACGCGTCGGCGACTCCTTCGTCCCGCAGGCCTTCCTGCCCTTCGTGGTACTGCTCGCGATCGCCGTGGTCGCCCTGCACGCCACCCCGTTCGGGCGCTCCCTGTTCGCCACCGGCGCCAGCGAGGAGGCCGCGCGCTTCGCCGGCATCCGCGTCAAGCGCCAGAAGCTCATCCTGTTCACGGTGACCGGTCTGATGGCCTCCCTCACCGGCATCTTCTGGGCCCTGCACTACGCCAGCGCCCGCTACGACAACGCCACCGGGCTCGAACTCTCCGTCATCGCCGCGGTGCTGCTCGGCGGCATCGACTTCGACGGCGGAAAGGGCACGCTCGGCGGCGCGATCGCGGGAGTGTTCCTGCTCGGCGCGCTGCAGAACGTGATGAGCCTCCAGGACGTCTCCGCCCAGTCGCAGATCGTCGTCACCGGCGTCCTGCTCGTCGTCTCCGTGCTCGGCCCCCGGGTCGCACGCCAGATCTCCGTCGCGAGGGCCGGCCGCAGAGCCGCCTCGGCGCCGGTGCCCAAGGCGCCCACTCCAGCCTCCTGA